A window of the Parabacteroides merdae ATCC 43184 genome harbors these coding sequences:
- the nusA gene encoding transcription termination factor NusA has product MAKKEETISMIDTLAEFKELKNIDKDTMISVLEDSFRNVIAKMFGTDENYDVIINPEKGDFEIWRNRTVVADDELEDENLQLTLTEARKIDADCEVGEEVTDEVHFADFGRRAILNLRQTLASKILELQKDSLFAKYKDKIGNIIAADVYQVWKKEILLLDDEGNELLLPKTEQIPTDFYRKGETVRAIVQRVDNYNNNPKIILSRTDKLFLQRLFELEVPEINDGLITIKAIARIPGERAKVAVESYDDRIDPVGACVGMKGSRIHGIVRELRNENIDVINYTSNISLFIQRALSPAKISSIRVNEEEHKAEVYLRPEEVSLAIGKGGLNIKLACMLTEYAIDVFRDVEGADEEDIYLDEFSDEIDSWVIEALKNIGCYTAKSVLAMNREEIVERADLEEQTVDEVLAILSAEFEEEEGEPQE; this is encoded by the coding sequence ATGGCCAAGAAAGAGGAAACAATCAGTATGATTGACACACTTGCTGAGTTCAAGGAGTTGAAAAATATAGATAAAGATACGATGATCAGCGTGTTGGAAGACTCATTCCGCAACGTGATCGCTAAAATGTTCGGTACGGATGAAAATTACGATGTAATTATCAACCCGGAAAAAGGTGACTTCGAAATCTGGAGAAACCGTACGGTTGTCGCCGATGACGAACTGGAGGACGAGAATCTTCAGCTGACACTGACCGAGGCCCGTAAGATCGATGCCGACTGTGAAGTGGGCGAAGAGGTGACTGATGAAGTGCATTTTGCCGATTTCGGACGTCGTGCCATCCTGAACCTGCGCCAGACGTTGGCTTCAAAAATACTTGAATTGCAGAAAGACAGTTTGTTTGCTAAGTATAAGGATAAAATCGGCAATATCATCGCAGCCGATGTTTACCAGGTATGGAAGAAGGAGATCCTGTTGTTGGATGACGAGGGTAATGAGTTGCTGCTCCCGAAAACAGAACAGATCCCGACTGATTTTTACCGTAAAGGTGAAACCGTGCGTGCTATCGTACAGCGGGTGGATAACTATAACAACAATCCGAAGATCATCCTTTCCCGTACAGACAAATTGTTCCTGCAGCGTTTGTTCGAACTTGAAGTTCCGGAAATCAACGATGGTCTGATCACCATCAAGGCGATTGCCCGTATTCCGGGAGAGAGAGCAAAAGTGGCCGTTGAGTCGTACGATGACCGTATCGACCCGGTCGGCGCTTGCGTCGGAATGAAAGGTTCCCGTATCCATGGTATCGTTCGCGAGCTGAGAAACGAGAACATCGATGTTATTAATTATACATCCAATATATCGCTGTTTATCCAGCGTGCATTAAGCCCGGCAAAAATTTCCTCTATACGAGTGAACGAAGAAGAACATAAGGCAGAGGTTTATCTTCGTCCTGAAGAAGTTTCATTGGCTATCGGTAAAGGTGGTTTGAATATCAAGCTTGCCTGTATGCTGACCGAATACGCCATCGATGTCTTCCGCGATGTGGAAGGTGCAGATGAAGAGGATATCTATTTGGATGAATTCTCGGACGAAATTGACAGCTGGGTAATCGAAGCACTGAAGAATATCGGGTGCTACACGGCGAAGAGCGTATTGGCTATGAACCGCGAAGAGATTGTAGAACGTGCCGACCTCGAAGAACAGACTGTTGACGAGGTACTTGCTATCTTATCTGCCGAATTTGAAGAAGAAGAGGGAGAACCTCAAGAATAA
- the rimP gene encoding ribosome assembly cofactor RimP — MIEKDVISQLVEEKLASSGNYLVDVVIKPGNLIIIEIDNDEGVCIDDCAELSRYVEGHLDRDVEDFELEVGSAGITSPFKVLRQYVKNIGNEVEMLLKSGTKLTGVLKSADENGVVVTVEKQVKPEGAKRKVTVREDQSYTFDEIKYTKYLIRFK, encoded by the coding sequence ATGATTGAAAAGGACGTGATAAGTCAGTTGGTAGAAGAGAAATTAGCTTCTTCCGGCAATTATTTAGTGGATGTAGTAATAAAACCAGGTAACCTGATTATCATAGAAATAGATAATGATGAGGGTGTTTGTATCGACGATTGCGCTGAGTTGAGCCGCTATGTGGAAGGTCACCTGGACCGTGATGTGGAAGACTTCGAACTGGAAGTCGGTTCCGCAGGGATAACATCTCCGTTTAAAGTGCTTCGCCAGTATGTGAAAAATATAGGTAACGAAGTGGAAATGCTGCTTAAAAGCGGTACGAAGTTGACCGGCGTATTGAAATCGGCCGACGAAAACGGGGTGGTGGTCACTGTTGAAAAACAAGTGAAGCCCGAAGGAGCCAAGCGTAAAGTGACTGTCCGGGAAGACCAGTCATATACATTCGATGAAATAAAATATACAAAATACCTAATAAGATTCAAGTAA
- the infB gene encoding translation initiation factor IF-2, giving the protein MPIKLIQVQRKLNVGINTVVEFLRKKGFEVEDNNPNTRIGDEQYALLVKEFGKDLPNGGRERERVVPERSHREASSVKEEKSSEIKTVIPEEFRPKIVTKGRIDLDRPHKKVQEVQHQPVSVPVEKKVEKPVEAATAAKTADAPVEEVKTPEVKAPEVEMPEVKIPEMKQQPEEIKEEKVIVVEKEPAEVMKPEPVQEPKTANVESTTATTAEPAASAGNDSDEGLFRLNTPKFESKIKVTGKIDLNALNQSTRPKKKTKEERKKEREDKREKFAGNKAGQQSGNGLFNKGPKDGTARPGAPVKPGEGGTDAKKKRNRIKKDRVDVNNTPGTNARPSRPNDDRKPRLRKPVKAEISEEDVQKQVKETLARLTNKGNKNNKGAKYRRDKRDAIQKREHELMEQEEMESKVLKLTEFVTANDLANMMDVPVTQVIGTCMSIGIMVSINQRLDAETINIVAEEFGFQTEYVSAEVVEAIKADEEDDNEEDWVARPPIVTVMGHVDHGKTSLLDNIRNANVIAGEAGGITQHIGAYNVKLQSGRRITFLDTPGHEAFTAMRARGAKVTDIAIIIVAADDNVMPQTVEAINHASAAGVPIVFAINKIDKPHANPDKIKEELANMNYLVEDWGGKYQSQEISAKKGIGVEDLLEKVLLEADLLDLKANPKRRAVGSIIESSLDKGRGYVSTVLVENGTLKVGDIVLAGTHFGRVKAMFNERNQRIEKAGPSEPALILGLNGAPQAGDTFNVLETDQEAREIANRREQLQRELGLRTQKMLTLDDIGRRIAVGNFQELNVIVKGDVDGSVEALSDSLIRLSTEEIQVNVIHKAVGQISESDVVLAAASDAIIIGFQVRPALPARRLAEKEGVEIRLYSIIYDAIEEVKSAMEGMLSPEIKEEITANVEVLQVFKITKVGTIAGCMVREGKIKRSNKVRVIRDGIVVHSGELESLKRFKDDVKEVVAGLDCGLNIVNYNDIQVGDIIEAYEETEIKKTL; this is encoded by the coding sequence ATGCCCATAAAATTAATACAAGTACAGAGAAAATTAAATGTAGGAATCAACACGGTTGTTGAGTTTCTACGCAAGAAAGGGTTCGAGGTTGAGGATAACAATCCCAACACGCGAATCGGTGATGAACAGTATGCTTTGCTCGTAAAAGAGTTTGGAAAAGATTTACCGAACGGCGGACGTGAGCGTGAACGGGTCGTGCCCGAACGCTCTCACAGGGAAGCTTCTTCTGTGAAAGAAGAAAAGAGTTCGGAAATAAAGACTGTAATACCGGAAGAATTCAGACCTAAAATTGTGACGAAGGGTCGGATCGATCTGGACAGACCGCATAAAAAAGTGCAGGAGGTGCAGCATCAGCCTGTTTCCGTTCCTGTGGAAAAGAAAGTGGAGAAGCCTGTGGAGGCGGCCACTGCTGCAAAAACTGCTGATGCTCCGGTTGAGGAGGTGAAAACCCCCGAAGTAAAGGCACCTGAGGTGGAAATGCCTGAAGTGAAAATCCCGGAAATGAAACAGCAGCCAGAGGAGATAAAAGAAGAAAAAGTTATAGTAGTGGAAAAGGAACCAGCAGAAGTGATGAAACCGGAGCCTGTACAGGAGCCGAAAACTGCAAATGTAGAGTCAACGACTGCGACGACTGCAGAACCGGCGGCATCTGCCGGCAACGATTCTGACGAGGGATTATTCCGGTTGAATACTCCGAAGTTCGAGTCGAAAATCAAGGTGACAGGGAAGATAGATCTGAACGCGTTGAATCAGTCTACCCGTCCGAAGAAAAAGACGAAGGAGGAACGCAAGAAAGAGCGGGAAGACAAGCGCGAGAAGTTCGCCGGTAACAAAGCGGGGCAACAGTCGGGTAACGGGCTTTTCAATAAAGGACCGAAAGACGGAACGGCAAGACCAGGTGCTCCTGTCAAACCGGGAGAAGGCGGTACGGATGCAAAGAAAAAACGTAACCGTATCAAGAAAGACCGCGTAGATGTGAACAATACGCCGGGAACTAATGCACGCCCGTCACGTCCGAACGATGATCGCAAGCCGCGCCTACGCAAGCCGGTGAAGGCGGAAATCAGCGAGGAAGATGTACAGAAGCAGGTAAAGGAAACCTTGGCCCGTCTGACCAACAAGGGAAATAAGAATAATAAAGGTGCCAAGTACCGTCGCGACAAACGCGATGCCATCCAGAAGCGTGAACACGAACTGATGGAACAGGAAGAAATGGAAAGCAAGGTGTTGAAGCTGACGGAGTTTGTGACTGCCAATGACCTTGCCAACATGATGGACGTTCCTGTGACGCAGGTTATCGGTACTTGTATGAGTATCGGTATCATGGTTTCCATTAACCAGCGTCTGGATGCGGAAACAATTAATATCGTAGCTGAAGAATTCGGTTTCCAGACCGAATATGTAAGTGCCGAAGTGGTGGAAGCCATCAAGGCCGACGAAGAAGACGACAACGAAGAAGACTGGGTGGCGCGTCCTCCTATCGTGACTGTGATGGGACACGTTGACCACGGTAAGACCTCTTTGTTGGATAATATCCGTAATGCAAACGTAATTGCCGGTGAGGCAGGAGGTATCACGCAGCACATCGGTGCTTACAACGTGAAGTTGCAGAGCGGGCGTCGTATCACGTTCCTGGATACGCCGGGCCATGAGGCTTTTACCGCCATGCGTGCCCGTGGTGCCAAGGTGACGGATATCGCGATTATCATTGTGGCTGCCGACGATAATGTCATGCCACAGACTGTCGAAGCGATCAACCATGCTTCGGCTGCTGGTGTACCTATCGTATTTGCTATCAATAAGATCGACAAGCCTCATGCCAATCCTGACAAGATCAAGGAGGAACTGGCTAACATGAATTATTTGGTTGAAGACTGGGGAGGTAAGTACCAGAGCCAGGAAATTTCAGCCAAGAAAGGTATCGGTGTGGAGGACTTGTTGGAAAAAGTATTGTTGGAAGCCGATTTGCTCGACTTGAAGGCTAATCCGAAGAGACGTGCTGTTGGTTCCATCATCGAATCTTCACTTGACAAAGGACGTGGATATGTTTCTACCGTGTTGGTTGAAAACGGAACACTGAAGGTCGGTGACATCGTACTGGCCGGAACCCATTTCGGTCGCGTAAAAGCGATGTTCAACGAACGTAACCAGCGTATCGAAAAGGCTGGTCCTTCCGAACCGGCTCTGATCCTCGGTCTGAACGGTGCTCCGCAGGCTGGCGATACGTTCAACGTACTGGAAACAGACCAGGAAGCCCGCGAAATTGCCAACCGTCGCGAACAGTTGCAGCGTGAGTTGGGCCTACGTACGCAGAAGATGCTTACGCTGGATGATATCGGTCGCCGTATCGCAGTCGGAAACTTCCAAGAACTGAACGTGATTGTGAAGGGTGACGTGGACGGTTCCGTAGAAGCGTTGTCAGACTCCCTGATCCGTCTGTCTACAGAGGAAATCCAGGTGAACGTGATCCACAAGGCTGTCGGTCAGATCTCCGAATCGGATGTCGTACTGGCTGCCGCTTCTGATGCGATTATTATCGGATTCCAGGTGCGCCCGGCATTGCCTGCACGCCGCCTGGCAGAGAAAGAGGGAGTTGAAATCCGTCTGTACTCGATTATCTATGATGCGATCGAAGAAGTGAAGAGCGCTATGGAAGGTATGCTTTCACCGGAAATCAAGGAAGAGATCACTGCGAACGTGGAAGTGCTTCAGGTCTTCAAGATCACGAAAGTGGGTACGATTGCCGGGTGTATGGTACGTGAAGGTAAGATCAAGCGTTCGAACAAGGTGCGCGTGATCCGTGACGGTAT